From Halomicrobium salinisoli, the proteins below share one genomic window:
- a CDS encoding alpha/beta fold hydrolase: MPYASNDGVELRYETAGPDDAPAVAFVEGLGYGTWMWRRQRPAVAESYRTVIWDNRGTGESDEPEGPYTTEGMAGDLAAVLDDAGIDRVHLVGASLGGMIALQYALDYDGAASLSLLCTSPGGEEAPPMPEETRARVFDVPDDLDRAAAIRYRMRPAFTEDFWEEHPDVIDRIVDWRLETDPSDRAYEWQAAAATGFDATDRLGEVDVPELVLHGTDDRVVPVENGRLLAEGLPDVRLETVAGGSHLFFIERDELVNERLLSFLDDV, translated from the coding sequence ATGCCCTACGCCAGCAACGACGGGGTCGAACTCCGCTACGAGACGGCGGGCCCCGACGACGCCCCGGCGGTGGCGTTCGTCGAGGGCCTCGGCTACGGCACCTGGATGTGGCGCCGGCAGCGCCCCGCCGTCGCCGAGTCCTACCGTACCGTGATCTGGGACAACCGCGGCACCGGCGAGTCCGACGAACCGGAAGGGCCGTACACGACCGAGGGGATGGCCGGCGACCTGGCGGCGGTCCTCGACGACGCAGGGATCGACCGCGTGCACCTCGTCGGCGCGAGCCTCGGCGGGATGATCGCCCTCCAGTACGCGCTGGACTACGACGGCGCCGCGTCGCTGTCGCTGCTGTGTACCTCGCCCGGCGGCGAGGAAGCTCCGCCGATGCCCGAGGAGACGCGCGCCCGCGTGTTCGACGTCCCCGACGATCTGGACCGGGCGGCGGCGATCCGGTACAGGATGCGGCCGGCGTTCACGGAGGACTTCTGGGAGGAACACCCGGACGTGATCGACCGCATCGTCGACTGGCGCCTGGAGACCGATCCCTCCGACCGGGCCTACGAGTGGCAGGCCGCCGCGGCGACGGGGTTCGACGCGACCGACCGCCTCGGCGAGGTCGACGTCCCCGAGCTCGTCCTCCACGGCACCGACGACCGCGTCGTCCCCGTCGAGAACGGCCGGCTGCTTGCGGAGGGCCTTCCCGACGTCCGCCTGGAGACCGTCGCCGGCGGCTCGCACCTGTTCTTCATAGAGCGGGACGAACTCGTGAACGAGCGTCTGCTGTCCTTCCTCGACGATGTCTGA